In Variovorax paradoxus, a single genomic region encodes these proteins:
- a CDS encoding DUF3309 family protein, whose translation MSLSFILLIVLILVLIGALPSWGYSRSWGYGPSGGVGLIVLIVVILVLMGRI comes from the coding sequence ATGTCGCTCTCGTTCATTCTGCTGATCGTTCTGATCCTGGTACTGATAGGCGCGCTGCCGAGCTGGGGCTATAGCCGGTCCTGGGGCTATGGTCCCAGCGGCGGCGTCGGCCTGATCGTGCTGATCGTCGTGATCCTCGTGCTCATGGGACGCATATAG